A part of Longimicrobiaceae bacterium genomic DNA contains:
- a CDS encoding alkaline phosphatase family protein has protein sequence MISRLALLALSGLLAMPLDGAAQENSRTPKVILIGIDGVRPDVLRSVPTPNLDSLIRTGAYSDRAQTGLPTISGPGWASMLTGVWKEKHGILSNDFPFPDNGLDRYPDFLTRIERTRPQLRTFAVADWPPLIEPQTSEERGTAGPVLGQAIDARVSYDGGRLGWGAADELSVAAAEAELLNNDPDAMFVYLGNPDEVSHHTGSIEDEYMAAIARADRQVGRLVAAIRARPNYEQEDWLILVSTDHGRTTDGGHGGDTPEERTIFFLANGPRIRPGSIDTPPNIVDVAATALAYLGIGPDPTWGLDGRPVANLER, from the coding sequence GTGATCTCGAGGCTTGCTCTGCTCGCCCTGTCCGGCCTCCTGGCGATGCCGCTCGACGGCGCTGCGCAGGAAAACAGTCGCACCCCCAAAGTGATCCTGATCGGCATCGACGGCGTCCGCCCTGACGTGCTGCGGTCGGTGCCCACGCCGAACCTGGACTCCCTGATCCGCACCGGCGCCTATAGCGATCGCGCCCAGACGGGACTACCCACGATCAGCGGGCCGGGCTGGGCCAGTATGCTCACCGGGGTATGGAAGGAGAAGCACGGGATCCTCAGCAACGACTTCCCCTTCCCGGACAACGGGCTGGATCGCTACCCCGACTTTCTCACCCGTATCGAGAGGACGCGGCCGCAGCTGCGCACCTTTGCCGTGGCGGACTGGCCGCCGTTGATCGAACCCCAGACGTCCGAGGAGCGGGGTACGGCTGGTCCGGTGCTGGGACAGGCGATCGATGCGCGCGTCTCGTACGACGGCGGCCGTCTTGGTTGGGGTGCGGCGGACGAGCTCTCGGTTGCGGCGGCGGAGGCGGAGCTGCTGAACAACGATCCGGACGCCATGTTCGTCTACCTCGGCAACCCCGATGAGGTGAGCCACCACACCGGCTCCATCGAGGACGAGTACATGGCGGCCATCGCGCGGGCCGATCGCCAGGTCGGGCGCCTGGTGGCGGCCATTCGCGCTCGCCCCAACTACGAACAGGAAGACTGGCTGATCCTCGTTTCCACCGACCACGGCCGGACGACGGACGGTGGACACGGCGGGGACACCCCGGAGGAGCGGACGATCTTCTTCCTTGCGAACGGCCCGCGCATCCGACCGGGATCGATCGACACCCCGCCCAACATCGTGGACGTCGCCGCAACCGCCCTGGCCTACCTGGGGATCGGCCCCGACCCCACGTGGGGCCTGGACGGCAGGCCGGTCGCCAACCTCGAACGCTAA
- a CDS encoding N(4)-(beta-N-acetylglucosaminyl)-L-asparaginase gives MSVSRRAFFGLAASSAAGALLPAELQARLLPTLRHPLPPPDRPLATPVVIASANGLRGVARAYEMIQQGADPLDAVIAGVNIQELDPEDQSVGLGGLPNADGVVQLDASCMHGPTNRAGAVAALEGIATPSLVAKAIMDHTDHILLVGEGAKRFALDMGFEEQELLTEKSRQDWLRWRARLNPSDNWLDPADEVAVRFTTGTINMNAVNAAGDIASVTSTSGLSWKIPGRVGDSPIIGAGQYCDNSVGAAGSTGRGEANIKVCGAFLTVEFMRQGASPEEACLRTLERVVQMTERRLLDDRGRPRFGLSYYAIAKDGRVGGASLYEGGQYAVADASGARLVDFAYLYSRSERPW, from the coding sequence ATGTCCGTCTCGCGTCGCGCGTTCTTCGGTCTGGCCGCGTCGAGCGCCGCCGGTGCGTTGCTTCCCGCGGAGCTGCAGGCCCGCCTCCTTCCCACCCTGCGTCACCCACTGCCACCGCCCGATCGCCCGCTGGCTACTCCCGTGGTCATTGCATCCGCTAACGGGCTGCGCGGAGTGGCCCGCGCGTACGAGATGATCCAGCAGGGCGCAGATCCTCTCGACGCGGTCATCGCGGGCGTCAACATCCAGGAGCTGGATCCAGAGGATCAGTCGGTGGGTCTGGGCGGCCTCCCCAACGCAGACGGGGTGGTGCAGCTCGATGCCTCCTGCATGCACGGCCCCACCAACCGCGCTGGAGCCGTGGCAGCGCTCGAAGGGATCGCCACCCCGTCACTGGTGGCTAAGGCGATCATGGATCACACCGATCACATCTTGCTGGTCGGGGAAGGAGCCAAGCGCTTCGCTCTCGACATGGGCTTCGAGGAGCAGGAGCTGCTCACCGAAAAGTCGCGCCAGGACTGGCTGCGCTGGAGGGCGCGGCTGAACCCCTCGGACAACTGGCTCGATCCGGCCGATGAAGTGGCGGTTCGGTTCACCACCGGAACGATCAACATGAACGCGGTGAACGCCGCGGGTGACATCGCCTCGGTGACCTCCACCAGCGGGCTGTCGTGGAAGATCCCTGGCCGGGTGGGCGACAGTCCCATCATCGGCGCGGGCCAGTACTGCGACAACTCGGTTGGGGCCGCCGGATCCACCGGTCGAGGCGAGGCCAACATCAAGGTGTGCGGAGCGTTCCTGACGGTGGAATTCATGCGGCAGGGCGCCAGCCCGGAGGAGGCCTGCCTGCGCACCCTCGAGCGAGTGGTGCAGATGACCGAGCGCCGCCTGCTCGACGACCGGGGGCGGCCTCGGTTCGGCCTCAGTTACTACGCGATTGCCAAGGATGGACGCGTCGGCGGTGCCTCCCTCTACGAGGGCGGCCAGTACGCCGTTGCCGACGCCTCAGGTGCGCGACTCGTCGATTTCGCCTACCTCTACTCTCGCTCGGAGCGTCCCTGGTGA
- a CDS encoding DUF305 domain-containing protein: MTVSQIARRVLLVALTLAASACAAASRTPAGPSTGTAPSSTAEYEELYYARLDSAQTRYTAADVRFMTDMIHHHAQAIEMSEMVPERTENPRIHTLAGRIINAQNDEIAIMRRWLQDRRQPVPEVAMGAGAHGAHGGIDHSQHSMRQMPGMLSPEEIRQLEQARGDEFDRLFLTGMIRHHQGAVTMVQELFATDGAAQDEQVFKFASDVQVDQTTEVARMQSMLAQLPQPVGGQ, from the coding sequence ATGACCGTATCACAGATCGCGAGGCGTGTCCTGCTGGTGGCGCTGACGCTGGCGGCGAGCGCGTGCGCCGCGGCAAGCCGCACCCCTGCGGGCCCCAGCACCGGGACCGCGCCTTCCTCCACCGCAGAGTACGAGGAGCTCTACTACGCCCGTCTGGACAGCGCGCAGACCCGCTACACCGCGGCGGACGTGCGCTTCATGACAGACATGATCCACCACCACGCGCAGGCCATCGAGATGTCGGAGATGGTGCCGGAGCGCACGGAGAATCCTCGTATCCATACCCTGGCGGGGCGCATCATCAATGCGCAGAACGACGAGATCGCCATCATGCGGCGCTGGTTGCAGGATCGCAGGCAGCCCGTGCCGGAGGTGGCCATGGGGGCAGGTGCGCACGGTGCGCATGGCGGGATCGATCACTCCCAGCACTCGATGAGGCAGATGCCGGGAATGCTCTCGCCGGAGGAGATCCGGCAGCTCGAGCAGGCACGCGGGGACGAGTTCGACCGGCTCTTCCTCACCGGCATGATCCGACACCACCAGGGCGCGGTCACCATGGTGCAGGAGCTCTTCGCAACGGACGGGGCCGCACAGGACGAGCAGGTGTTCAAGTTCGCGTCCGACGTTCAGGTAGATCAGACCACCGAAGTCGCGCGCATGCAATCGATGCTAGCGCAGCTACCGCAGCCGGTGGGCGGGCAGTAG
- the thrA gene encoding bifunctional aspartate kinase/homoserine dehydrogenase I, producing MPHRSDPVIIHKFGGTSLATAERYRHVARVLSERPEPRKVVVVSAMSGVTNTLIRAVERAGARDPHYREEMEVIRQQHRAAISELMPLDQAKALLERFDRDLTDIADVLHATWLLRSHSRSVVELVSGYGEVWSAQILAGHLLARGEPVTWMDAREVLVSEWGPAGPTIHWEASRARLAAWIEERGPLPPTLVITGYVAASPDGVPTTLGRNGSDFSAAIFGSLFEASEIHIWTDVDGVMSANPRLVPDAVLLTALSYDEAMELAYFGAKVIHPYTMAPAVDRAIPIYIRNTFNPTFPGTRIHLQGSSEFAVKGFATVESVALINVEGTGMIGVPGTAQRLFGALREAGISVVMISQASSEHSICYAVPAEDGEAALRATERAFFAERHQKQIEKIELVNDCCVLAAVGDGMTGQPGVAANFFGALGKAGINIRAIAQGSSERNISAVIDQAEASRALRAVHSSFYLSPQTLSIGVIGPGVVGSTLLDQLADQVGRLKEELNIDLRVRAIATSRYMLLDDRQIDLTRWRRLFEQEREPVDPDRLVRHVHSDHLPHSVLIDCTASEVVASNYVDWLRRGISIITPNKRANTAPLDFYRKLREAGRGSGARYFYETTVGAGLPIIQTLRDLIQTGDEVLQIEGIFSGTLSYLFNAFDGSRTFSEIVLDARAKGYTEPDPRDDLSGMDVARKVAILGREMGLPLELADVRVESLVPAELRAGTLEEFMGSLHHEDAAMEDLRRQAEARGEVLRFVGSVDREGRASATLRTYPEDHPFARIQLTDNIVLFRTRRYHENPLIVQGPGAGPDVTAGGVFADLLRLAAYLGAPL from the coding sequence ATGCCTCACCGATCCGACCCCGTCATCATTCACAAGTTCGGGGGGACGAGCCTCGCCACGGCGGAGCGCTACCGTCACGTGGCGCGCGTCCTCTCGGAGCGTCCCGAGCCGCGCAAGGTCGTGGTGGTCTCGGCGATGAGCGGGGTAACCAATACACTGATCCGTGCGGTGGAGCGCGCCGGCGCGCGCGATCCGCACTATCGCGAGGAGATGGAGGTCATCCGCCAGCAGCACCGGGCTGCCATCTCCGAGCTGATGCCGCTCGACCAGGCCAAGGCGCTGCTCGAGCGCTTCGACCGTGATCTGACGGACATCGCGGACGTCCTCCACGCGACCTGGCTCCTGCGCTCGCACTCGCGCAGCGTGGTGGAGCTGGTCTCCGGCTACGGCGAAGTCTGGTCCGCGCAGATACTCGCCGGTCATCTGCTTGCCCGGGGCGAGCCGGTGACCTGGATGGACGCCCGGGAGGTGCTCGTATCGGAATGGGGGCCTGCGGGACCGACCATCCACTGGGAGGCGAGCCGTGCGCGCCTCGCTGCCTGGATAGAGGAGCGGGGCCCGCTTCCGCCCACGCTGGTGATCACCGGATACGTGGCCGCGAGCCCCGACGGGGTGCCAACGACGCTGGGACGCAACGGCAGCGACTTCTCCGCCGCCATCTTCGGATCCCTCTTCGAAGCCTCGGAGATCCACATCTGGACCGACGTGGACGGCGTGATGAGCGCCAATCCGCGGCTGGTCCCCGACGCGGTGCTGCTGACCGCCCTCTCCTACGACGAGGCGATGGAGCTCGCCTACTTCGGTGCGAAGGTGATCCATCCGTATACGATGGCGCCGGCGGTCGACCGGGCGATCCCCATCTACATCCGGAACACGTTCAACCCGACCTTCCCCGGGACGCGCATTCACCTGCAGGGGAGCTCGGAGTTCGCAGTAAAGGGCTTTGCCACCGTCGAATCGGTCGCGCTGATCAACGTCGAAGGAACGGGGATGATCGGCGTGCCCGGGACGGCCCAGCGGCTCTTCGGGGCGCTGCGTGAGGCGGGGATTTCGGTCGTCATGATCTCGCAGGCGAGCTCCGAGCACTCGATCTGTTACGCGGTGCCCGCGGAGGATGGCGAGGCGGCGCTCCGGGCTACCGAGCGCGCGTTCTTCGCCGAGCGCCACCAGAAGCAGATCGAAAAGATCGAGCTGGTGAACGACTGCTGCGTGCTGGCGGCGGTCGGCGACGGCATGACCGGCCAGCCCGGTGTGGCGGCCAACTTCTTCGGCGCGCTGGGCAAAGCCGGTATCAACATCCGCGCGATCGCCCAGGGCTCGTCCGAGCGGAATATCTCCGCGGTCATCGACCAGGCGGAGGCGAGTCGGGCGCTGCGCGCGGTCCATTCGAGCTTCTACCTCTCGCCGCAGACGCTCTCGATCGGCGTGATCGGCCCGGGTGTGGTCGGTAGCACCCTGCTCGACCAGCTCGCCGATCAGGTGGGAAGGCTGAAGGAGGAGCTCAACATCGACCTGCGGGTGCGGGCCATTGCGACCTCGCGATACATGCTGCTGGACGATCGGCAGATCGATCTCACCCGGTGGCGGAGGCTCTTCGAGCAGGAGCGCGAGCCAGTGGATCCGGACCGCCTCGTGCGCCACGTGCACTCCGACCACCTGCCGCATTCGGTCCTGATCGATTGCACCGCGAGCGAGGTGGTCGCCAGCAACTACGTGGATTGGCTGCGCCGCGGGATCAGCATCATCACGCCCAACAAGCGAGCCAACACCGCTCCGCTGGATTTCTACCGTAAGCTACGGGAGGCCGGCCGCGGCTCGGGCGCGCGCTATTTCTACGAGACGACCGTCGGAGCGGGCCTGCCGATCATCCAGACCCTGCGCGACCTGATCCAGACCGGAGACGAGGTACTCCAGATCGAGGGGATCTTCTCCGGGACGCTTTCCTACCTCTTCAACGCGTTCGACGGATCGAGGACCTTCTCGGAGATCGTTCTCGACGCGCGCGCGAAGGGGTATACCGAGCCTGATCCACGCGACGACCTTTCGGGGATGGACGTGGCGCGGAAGGTGGCGATTCTCGGGCGCGAGATGGGCCTCCCGCTGGAGCTCGCGGACGTGCGGGTGGAGAGCCTGGTTCCCGCGGAGCTGCGCGCCGGCACCCTGGAGGAGTTCATGGGGAGCCTGCACCACGAGGACGCCGCCATGGAGGATCTGCGGCGGCAGGCGGAGGCCAGAGGCGAGGTGCTCCGCTTCGTCGGTTCCGTGGACCGGGAGGGGCGAGCCAGCGCGACCCTGCGTACCTATCCCGAGGATCACCCCTTTGCGCGCATCCAGCTCACCGACAACATCGTCCTCTTCCGGACGCGGCGGTATCACGAGAACCCACTGATCGTGCAGGGGCCGGGCGCGGGACCGGACGTGACCGCCGGGGGCGTGTTCGCGGACCTCCTGCGCCTCGCGGCTTACTTGGGGGCGCCGCTGTAA